A genomic window from Aquipuribacter nitratireducens includes:
- a CDS encoding AAA family ATPase, which yields MVGAGADEDDAVADAAVDAAIDAERRTRSGAVRGTAVLLPKVLAAVQDHADRPPAVVLVDGRSGSGKTTLARHLARALRQSDVDVTVVHMDGIYPGWDGLDAAVRMLAHDVLPLLSAGRAVSYPTWRWSSGTPGPAVTVRPRDVVLVEGVGAASTAARARADLVVWLEVPAHVRHERAMTRDGDTYRPHWHRWARQEEEYVRREGPHTGAHVVLGPDGRMPHPPLGH from the coding sequence GTGGTAGGGGCCGGGGCGGACGAGGACGACGCGGTGGCGGACGCCGCCGTCGACGCCGCCATCGACGCCGAGCGCCGCACGCGCTCCGGCGCCGTCCGCGGCACCGCCGTGCTGCTGCCGAAGGTCCTCGCCGCGGTGCAGGACCACGCGGACCGACCCCCGGCCGTCGTCCTCGTCGACGGGCGCAGCGGCAGCGGCAAGACGACGCTCGCGCGGCACCTCGCCCGCGCGCTGCGGCAGTCGGACGTCGACGTCACGGTCGTCCACATGGACGGGATCTACCCCGGGTGGGACGGGCTCGACGCCGCGGTGCGGATGCTCGCGCACGACGTCCTGCCCCTGCTGAGCGCCGGTCGCGCGGTCAGCTACCCGACGTGGCGCTGGTCGAGCGGCACGCCCGGGCCCGCGGTGACGGTGCGACCGCGCGACGTCGTCCTCGTCGAGGGCGTCGGCGCCGCGTCGACCGCCGCGCGCGCCAGGGCCGACCTCGTGGTGTGGCTCGAGGTTCCCGCCCACGTCCGGCACGAGCGCGCGATGACGCGCGACGGCGACACGTACCGGCCGCACTGGCACCGCTGGGCCCGACAGGAGGAGGAGTACGTCCGCCGGGAGGGACCGCACACCGGCGCGCACGTGGTCCTCGGGCCCGACGGCCGCATGCCGCACCCGCCGCTCGGTCACTGA
- a CDS encoding GNAT family N-acetyltransferase → MTNQHATDQRATAILSPDLDDVDAARSWRDSFADVFGVSRGTRAELEAVLPTWRGQRLTGVQDGGRWVATFRSWRGSSTVPGGALTGHDPLDARSVPSELVSTVSVSPTHRRRGLLTALMRDCLDHARATGAVVATLFASESAIYGRYGYGVASEVADLTVAVPQARSWSVASTAAPGRLRLVEDDDLLDVGPDLFEAARLRMPGAVGRNEVGWLRLLERIPAPEADTARPPRLRVVHEGQDGTVDGYARVGLDERWEDGGPAYTATVHDLTALDPRVAAVLWRFVLDLDLVRSVTAEHRSPADLLRHLPVDGRAVRASVRDGHWWRVLDTPALLSTRRWSAPGRLVLQVVDPDGPAGGTWRLDVDEDGHAEVVPTDALPDLTLPVHAVPAVATGVRPLPLLAAAGGLDEHRPGGVALLERLAHVAPVALAGVQGF, encoded by the coding sequence GTGACGAACCAGCACGCGACGGACCAGCGCGCGACGGCGATCCTCTCCCCCGACCTCGACGACGTCGACGCCGCGCGCAGCTGGCGCGACTCCTTCGCCGACGTGTTCGGGGTGTCGCGCGGCACCCGCGCGGAGCTCGAGGCGGTGCTGCCGACGTGGCGAGGGCAGCGTCTCACCGGCGTGCAGGACGGCGGGCGCTGGGTGGCGACGTTCCGGTCGTGGCGCGGCAGCAGCACCGTCCCCGGCGGTGCCCTCACCGGGCACGACCCGCTCGACGCCCGCTCGGTGCCGAGCGAGCTCGTCAGCACCGTGAGCGTGTCCCCCACCCACCGTCGCCGGGGCCTGCTCACCGCCCTGATGCGCGACTGCCTCGACCACGCCCGCGCCACCGGCGCAGTCGTCGCGACCCTCTTCGCCAGCGAGTCCGCGATCTACGGGCGCTACGGCTACGGCGTCGCGAGCGAGGTGGCCGACCTCACGGTCGCCGTGCCGCAGGCACGCTCGTGGTCGGTGGCGTCGACGGCCGCGCCGGGGCGGCTGCGACTCGTCGAGGACGACGACCTCCTCGACGTCGGACCCGACCTGTTCGAGGCGGCCCGGCTGCGCATGCCCGGCGCCGTCGGGCGCAACGAGGTCGGGTGGCTGCGCCTCCTCGAGCGGATCCCCGCGCCGGAGGCCGACACCGCGCGCCCCCCGCGCCTGCGCGTGGTCCACGAGGGACAGGACGGCACGGTCGACGGGTACGCGCGCGTCGGGCTCGACGAGCGCTGGGAGGACGGCGGCCCCGCCTACACCGCGACCGTCCACGACCTCACGGCCCTCGACCCGCGGGTCGCGGCGGTGCTGTGGCGGTTCGTCCTCGACCTCGACCTCGTCCGCTCGGTGACGGCGGAGCACCGCTCCCCCGCCGACCTGCTGCGGCACCTGCCCGTGGACGGTCGCGCCGTGCGGGCGTCGGTGCGTGACGGGCACTGGTGGCGGGTCCTCGACACGCCCGCCCTGCTCTCGACCCGTCGCTGGTCCGCACCGGGCCGGCTCGTGCTCCAGGTGGTCGACCCGGACGGCCCGGCGGGGGGCACGTGGCGGCTGGACGTCGACGAGGATGGTCACGCGGAGGTGGTGCCGACCGACGCCCTGCCCGACCTCACCCTGCCGGTCCACGCGGTCCCCGCGGTCGCGACCGGGGTGCGACCGCTCCCGCTCCTCGCCGCCGCCGGCGGGCTCGACGAGCACCGCCCCGGCGGCGTCGCCCTGCTCGAGCGCCTGGCCCACGTGGCCCCCGTCGCACTCGCGGGCGTCCAGGGGTTCTGA
- a CDS encoding helix-hairpin-helix domain-containing protein — MTARRRPRRTRSRHLPALLLVAALGGLAALTGWLLLHRRRRPATTGAVPPPVARAPQAAAPAPQAPVSAPLVRAARAGSPLLRVQGIGAKSAAALAAAGISDLDALAAASTDDLAAALAAAGLRRSPTLATWPGQARELTGDRTPPGPRREGLEG; from the coding sequence GTGACCGCACGGAGACGCCCGCGCCGCACCCGGTCCCGCCACCTGCCCGCACTGCTGCTCGTCGCCGCCCTCGGCGGCCTCGCGGCGCTCACGGGGTGGCTGCTCCTCCACCGGCGCCGCCGCCCCGCGACGACGGGCGCCGTGCCCCCGCCCGTGGCCCGTGCGCCGCAGGCGGCGGCGCCTGCACCGCAGGCACCGGTGTCGGCACCGTTGGTCCGCGCCGCGCGCGCCGGCAGCCCGCTGCTGCGTGTCCAGGGGATCGGCGCCAAGAGCGCCGCGGCGCTCGCCGCCGCCGGCATCAGCGATCTCGACGCCCTCGCGGCGGCGAGCACCGACGACCTGGCGGCGGCGCTGGCCGCCGCCGGCCTGCGACGCTCCCCCACGCTCGCCACCTGGCCCGGCCAGGCGCGGGAGCTCACGGGCGACCGCACGCCCCCGGGCCCCCGCCGCGAGGGTCTGGAAGGGTAG
- a CDS encoding N-acetylglutaminylglutamine amidotransferase: MCGISGEITFDSSTADVAAVARMTDVMTPRGPDGAGVWSQGRVAFGHRRLKIIDLSECGAQPMVDNDLGLAAVFNGMVYNYRELRAELEGLGHRFFSTSDTEVVLKAYAEWGLSWVDRLLGMFAIVIHERDTGRVVVARDRLGIKPLYLSRGTGARNRLRFASTVPALLAGGDVDTSIDPVALHHYLSWHAVVPAPHTILNGVRKMPPATVRVYEPDGSHTDTRYWTPDYTRRDEHAGWDFDDWTDATIEALRTAVRRRMVADVPVGVLLSGGVDSSLVVGLLAEQGQAHLATFSIGFDAVAGREGDEFRYSDVVAERFDTNHHRIRVGSDELAGSLEHAIMNMSEPMVSHDVVAFDLLSREVSRHIKVVQSGQGADEVFAGYHWYPPLQGLRVEDAPEAYAKAFFDRDHAAMGKVVTPAVYEAMGGAGADGPSFSYVRDHLTQGRADTAVDAALRLDTEVMLVDDPVKRVDNMTMAWGLEARVPFLDHELVELAAACPPEHKLADGGKGVLKAAARRVVPREVIDRPKGYFPVPAITHLQGKVLDVVRDALHDPAARRRGLFRDDYVDQLMADPNAELTPLRGNKLWQLGLLEWWLQAHGVG; this comes from the coding sequence ATGTGCGGCATCAGCGGCGAGATCACCTTCGACTCCTCGACCGCCGACGTGGCGGCCGTGGCCCGCATGACCGACGTCATGACGCCCCGCGGTCCCGACGGCGCCGGGGTGTGGTCCCAGGGCCGCGTCGCGTTCGGCCACCGTCGGCTCAAGATCATCGACCTGTCGGAGTGCGGGGCGCAGCCGATGGTCGACAACGACCTCGGTCTCGCCGCGGTCTTCAACGGCATGGTCTACAACTACCGCGAGCTGCGGGCCGAGCTCGAGGGCCTCGGCCACCGCTTCTTCTCGACCTCCGACACCGAGGTCGTCCTCAAGGCGTACGCCGAGTGGGGCCTGTCGTGGGTCGACCGCCTCCTCGGCATGTTCGCCATCGTCATCCACGAGCGGGACACCGGCCGGGTCGTCGTCGCCCGGGACCGGCTCGGCATCAAGCCGCTCTACCTCTCCCGCGGCACCGGCGCCCGCAACCGGCTGCGCTTCGCCTCGACCGTCCCGGCGCTGCTCGCGGGCGGGGACGTGGACACGAGCATCGACCCCGTCGCGCTCCACCACTACCTGTCGTGGCACGCCGTCGTCCCGGCCCCGCACACCATCCTGAACGGCGTCCGCAAGATGCCGCCGGCGACCGTCCGCGTGTACGAGCCGGACGGCAGCCACACCGACACCCGGTACTGGACGCCGGACTACACCCGGCGCGACGAGCACGCCGGCTGGGACTTCGACGACTGGACCGACGCCACCATCGAGGCGCTGCGGACCGCCGTGCGCCGACGCATGGTCGCCGACGTCCCCGTCGGCGTCCTGCTGTCCGGTGGCGTCGACTCCAGCCTGGTCGTCGGGCTGCTCGCCGAGCAGGGGCAGGCGCACCTCGCGACCTTCAGCATCGGCTTCGACGCCGTCGCCGGCCGGGAGGGCGACGAGTTCCGCTACTCCGACGTCGTCGCCGAGCGCTTCGACACCAACCACCACCGCATCCGGGTCGGCTCCGACGAGCTCGCCGGCAGCCTCGAGCACGCGATCATGAACATGAGCGAGCCGATGGTGAGCCACGACGTCGTCGCCTTCGACCTGCTGAGCCGCGAGGTGTCCCGCCACATCAAGGTCGTCCAGTCCGGCCAGGGCGCCGACGAGGTCTTCGCCGGCTACCACTGGTACCCGCCGCTGCAGGGCCTCCGCGTCGAGGACGCCCCCGAGGCCTACGCGAAGGCGTTCTTCGACCGCGACCACGCCGCGATGGGCAAGGTCGTGACGCCCGCCGTCTACGAGGCGATGGGCGGGGCCGGCGCCGACGGGCCCTCGTTCTCCTACGTCCGCGACCACCTCACCCAGGGCCGGGCCGACACCGCCGTCGACGCCGCCCTGCGGCTCGACACCGAGGTCATGCTCGTCGACGACCCCGTCAAGCGCGTCGACAACATGACGATGGCGTGGGGGCTGGAGGCCCGCGTGCCCTTCCTCGACCACGAGCTCGTCGAGCTCGCGGCCGCCTGTCCGCCGGAGCACAAGCTCGCCGACGGCGGCAAGGGCGTGCTCAAGGCGGCGGCACGTCGCGTCGTGCCCCGCGAGGTCATCGACCGGCCGAAGGGGTACTTCCCCGTCCCCGCGATCACGCACCTGCAGGGCAAGGTCCTCGACGTGGTCCGCGACGCCCTCCACGACCCGGCCGCGCGGCGGCGGGGGCTGTTCCGCGACGACTACGTCGACCAGCTCATGGCCGACCCGAACGCCGAGCTCACGCCGCTGCGGGGCAACAAGCTGTGGCAGCTCGGTCTCCTCGAGTGGTGGCTGCAGGCGCACGGGGTGGGGTGA